A portion of the Clostridium gelidum genome contains these proteins:
- a CDS encoding PTS fructose transporter subunit IIABC: protein MKIVDLLQKQGINLNFNPNTKEQCINELVDLMDKTGNLKDKEEYKKAILAREELSTTGIGEGIAIPHGKTSAVKKASLAAAISKNGVDYDSLDGEPAHLFFMIAVPDNSDNLHLEVLARLSTILMDEKFRTSLINCSDTDQFLKLIDKKEIEKFPEEVKGDIEMSDKGYKVLAVTACPTGIAHTYMAAESLESKGKEMGISIKVETNGSGGAKNVLTKEEIKNADCIIIAADKNVEMARFDGKRVIKTKVSDGIHKATELIEKATSGKAPIYHHEGGSDSSSSDMEGEGIGRQIYKHLMNGVSHMLPFVVGGGILIALAFLFDTYDATNPSNFGMNTPLAAFLKTVGGTAFGFMLPVLAGYIAMSIADRPGLAVGFVGGAIAKAGITYAACFDSKIPVVSGGFLAALFAGFAAGYIVLGLKKVCKVLPDSLEGLKPTLIYPLVGTLLIGVVMVIVNPFFGAIFTGLTNGLNSMGGTSKVLLGIVVAGMMAIDMGGPFNKVSYVFGTAALTASLASGNESGFLIMAAVMAGGMVPPLAIALCTTFFGNRFTENERKSGITNYVMGLSFITEGAIPFAAADPLRVIPSCIIGSATAGAISMIFNCTLMAPHGGIFVVPVIGNPFGYLAAIAIGSIVGMVMLAVLKKPLKK, encoded by the coding sequence GATAAGACAGGAAACTTAAAGGATAAAGAGGAATATAAAAAGGCAATATTAGCTAGAGAAGAATTAAGTACAACAGGTATTGGTGAGGGAATAGCAATTCCTCATGGAAAAACTAGTGCAGTTAAAAAGGCATCACTTGCAGCAGCAATTTCTAAAAATGGTGTTGATTATGATTCATTAGATGGTGAACCTGCACATCTTTTCTTCATGATAGCTGTACCAGATAATAGTGATAATTTACATTTAGAGGTTTTGGCAAGATTATCTACTATATTAATGGATGAAAAATTTAGAACAAGTTTAATTAATTGTTCTGATACAGATCAATTTTTAAAATTAATAGATAAAAAGGAAATTGAAAAATTTCCAGAAGAAGTTAAGGGGGATATTGAAATGAGTGATAAGGGTTACAAAGTCTTAGCTGTTACTGCCTGTCCTACTGGAATTGCACATACTTATATGGCAGCTGAAAGTCTTGAAAGCAAAGGTAAAGAAATGGGGATTTCAATAAAAGTTGAAACTAATGGTTCTGGAGGAGCTAAAAATGTTTTAACTAAGGAAGAAATTAAAAATGCTGATTGTATTATAATTGCAGCTGATAAAAATGTTGAAATGGCTAGATTTGATGGAAAGAGAGTTATTAAGACTAAGGTTTCAGATGGAATTCATAAGGCTACTGAACTAATAGAGAAAGCAACAAGTGGAAAGGCTCCTATTTATCATCATGAAGGTGGTAGCGATAGTTCAAGTTCAGATATGGAAGGTGAAGGAATAGGTCGTCAAATTTACAAACATCTTATGAATGGTGTATCTCATATGTTACCATTTGTTGTAGGTGGAGGTATACTTATAGCATTAGCATTCCTTTTTGATACGTACGATGCTACAAATCCTTCAAACTTTGGAATGAATACACCACTAGCAGCATTCTTAAAAACAGTCGGTGGAACTGCTTTTGGATTTATGCTTCCTGTACTTGCAGGTTATATTGCAATGAGTATAGCTGATAGACCAGGACTCGCAGTAGGTTTTGTTGGTGGAGCTATTGCAAAGGCAGGTATAACTTATGCAGCCTGTTTTGATTCTAAGATACCAGTAGTTAGTGGTGGTTTCTTAGCGGCTTTATTTGCAGGTTTCGCTGCAGGTTATATAGTTTTAGGTTTAAAGAAAGTATGTAAAGTATTGCCAGATTCTTTAGAAGGATTAAAACCAACATTAATATATCCATTAGTAGGAACATTATTAATTGGTGTTGTAATGGTAATAGTTAATCCATTCTTTGGAGCAATATTTACTGGACTTACAAATGGTCTTAATTCAATGGGAGGAACTAGTAAAGTTCTTCTTGGAATAGTTGTAGCTGGTATGATGGCAATAGATATGGGTGGTCCATTTAACAAAGTTTCGTATGTATTTGGTACAGCAGCACTTACAGCATCACTAGCTAGTGGAAATGAAAGTGGATTTTTAATAATGGCAGCAGTAATGGCTGGTGGTATGGTTCCACCTCTTGCAATTGCATTATGTACAACATTCTTTGGTAATAGATTTACTGAAAATGAAAGAAAATCAGGTATAACTAATTATGTAATGGGATTATCATTTATAACTGAAGGTGCAATACCTTTTGCAGCAGCAGATCCATTAAGAGTAATACCTTCATGTATAATTGGTTCAGCTACAGCAGGGGCCATTTCAATGATATTTAATTGTACATTAATGGCACCACATGGTGGAATATTCGTTGTTCCTGTTATAGGAAATCCATTTGGATATCTTGCAGCAATAGCTATAGGATCAATAGTTGGTATGGTTATGTTAGCCGTATTAAAGAAACCATTAAAGAAATAA
- a CDS encoding sigma-54-dependent transcriptional regulator: protein MKRIDKIYNYILNNSKKFTKDKLLEIKGFNAQEIEESLDILKSNVCRELNVLCRNKKIVKIKNRPVCYFDRECFENILCIKLPSDLEEITDINDYINSKININTEEQSPFNYLIGATTSLKNSIEQAKAALLYPPNGLHTLIIGSTGVGKSLFVNIMYQYSKYIQKLPEDAPFIIFNCADYCNNPQLLLSHIFGHIKGAFTGAEKEKEGIVEKADGGILFLDEIHRLPPEGQEMIFYFMDTGKYNKLGETDRHRTANVLLIGATTEDPNSTLLNTFIRRIPITIAIPSFEERPIEDKLAMINYLISKEAQRVNKTIKVSSEAVKAFIGSTTYGNVGQLKSNIQLACAKGFLNCINTDKCIDINLNLLPPNIKNGIFTFVNKTKDNTTMWNIIPNTIIIQPDGDKTFLETDAYEPPFNIYNIIEDKASLLEDEGMREDDIKNFITTDINIHLKKFYDRFKNDMHRREGLLKIVDKDIVEFAEEIKVLAEDRLDKKLSERFIYAISLHFSALFNRINKNTVSFSSDINLQSSINSKEYDVAKEIHKLTEERYKLTIPQVEIEYLSILLTSIQESSHQERVGIVVAAHGTSTATSMVAVAKKLFDADNIIAVDMPLERTPSDILESVVEKVKQVDEGKGVLLLVDMGSLKSLGEVITDRTNIETKSIDMVSTPIVLEAVRKCALCDNDLNSVYTYLCADFRGYTNNIITESSLDNEGIIITICSTGKGAAIKLKELVEAVTKNIAAENIDIIPCGLNGLKELIKSLSKKSNIISLIGIENPNMGIPFISIEELIDGSGEEALKSIIQGKAINITHKSENKIILKNLCKQTLIEIITFLNPEKIYPLLDDFVNSIEKSLDTHYSNPAKLRIMFHVACALERMLLNNGLTYEDSNVKFDTKILNALMEAKTIFKSALSINLTDHEIYYILDIVNKN, encoded by the coding sequence ATGAAACGTATAGATAAAATTTATAATTACATCTTAAATAATTCTAAAAAATTTACTAAGGATAAGTTGCTTGAAATCAAAGGATTCAATGCTCAAGAAATTGAAGAGTCTCTTGATATATTAAAAAGTAATGTATGTAGAGAACTTAATGTACTTTGTAGGAATAAGAAAATAGTTAAAATTAAAAATAGACCTGTTTGCTATTTTGATAGAGAATGTTTTGAAAATATATTATGTATAAAATTGCCATCTGATTTAGAAGAAATAACAGATATTAATGATTATATTAATAGTAAAATAAATATCAATACTGAAGAACAGTCTCCATTTAATTATTTAATTGGTGCAACTACAAGTTTGAAAAATTCGATTGAACAAGCTAAGGCAGCATTATTATATCCACCTAATGGACTTCATACATTAATAATAGGTAGTACAGGGGTTGGAAAGAGTTTATTTGTTAATATAATGTATCAATATTCTAAATATATACAGAAATTACCCGAAGATGCTCCATTTATTATATTCAATTGTGCTGATTACTGTAATAATCCTCAACTACTTTTATCTCATATTTTTGGGCATATAAAAGGCGCTTTCACAGGTGCTGAAAAAGAAAAAGAAGGTATTGTGGAAAAAGCTGATGGAGGCATATTGTTTTTAGATGAAATTCATAGATTACCACCTGAAGGACAAGAAATGATTTTTTATTTTATGGATACAGGAAAATACAATAAGCTAGGTGAAACAGATAGACACCGCACTGCAAATGTATTATTAATAGGAGCTACAACTGAGGATCCTAATTCCACATTACTAAATACATTTATTAGAAGAATACCTATAACAATAGCTATTCCGAGTTTTGAGGAACGACCTATTGAAGATAAGCTTGCAATGATAAATTATTTAATCTCAAAAGAAGCACAAAGAGTAAACAAAACTATAAAAGTTTCATCAGAAGCTGTTAAGGCATTTATAGGAAGCACGACCTATGGAAATGTTGGACAATTAAAATCTAATATTCAATTGGCTTGTGCAAAAGGTTTCTTAAATTGTATTAATACAGATAAATGTATTGATATAAACCTAAATTTACTTCCTCCAAATATAAAAAATGGGATATTTACTTTTGTAAATAAAACAAAAGATAATACAACAATGTGGAATATTATTCCAAATACAATTATAATTCAACCAGATGGAGATAAAACATTTTTAGAAACTGATGCGTATGAACCTCCTTTTAATATTTATAACATAATTGAAGATAAGGCATCATTACTTGAAGATGAAGGTATGAGAGAAGACGATATTAAAAATTTTATAACTACAGATATAAACATCCACTTAAAGAAATTCTATGATAGATTTAAAAATGATATGCATCGTAGAGAAGGGTTACTTAAAATAGTTGATAAGGATATTGTTGAGTTTGCTGAAGAAATAAAAGTTTTAGCTGAAGACAGATTAGATAAAAAATTAAGTGAAAGATTTATTTATGCTATAAGTCTTCATTTTAGTGCATTATTCAATAGAATTAATAAAAATACTGTCTCATTTTCATCTGATATTAATTTACAATCTTCAATTAATAGTAAGGAATATGATGTTGCTAAAGAAATCCATAAACTCACAGAAGAGAGATATAAACTAACTATTCCGCAGGTTGAAATTGAATATTTATCAATACTTTTAACTTCAATACAAGAATCATCACATCAAGAAAGAGTTGGAATCGTAGTAGCAGCTCATGGTACAAGCACAGCTACAAGCATGGTTGCCGTTGCTAAAAAACTTTTTGATGCAGATAATATTATTGCAGTTGATATGCCACTTGAAAGAACACCTTCTGATATTTTAGAAAGTGTAGTTGAAAAAGTGAAGCAAGTTGATGAAGGCAAGGGCGTATTACTTTTAGTAGATATGGGGTCATTAAAAAGCTTAGGAGAAGTTATTACTGATAGAACTAATATTGAAACTAAGAGTATTGATATGGTATCAACTCCAATAGTATTAGAAGCTGTTAGAAAATGTGCACTTTGTGACAATGATTTAAATTCTGTTTATACATATTTATGTGCTGATTTTAGAGGATATACTAATAATATTATTACAGAAAGTTCTTTAGATAATGAGGGCATCATAATTACAATTTGTTCCACAGGTAAAGGAGCAGCAATTAAACTTAAAGAATTGGTTGAAGCTGTAACTAAAAATATTGCGGCAGAAAATATTGATATTATTCCATGTGGATTAAATGGTCTAAAGGAATTAATAAAAAGCCTTTCTAAAAAAAGTAACATTATTTCTCTTATTGGAATTGAAAATCCTAACATGGGAATTCCTTTTATATCAATTGAAGAATTAATAGATGGATCTGGTGAAGAAGCTTTAAAAAGTATTATTCAAGGTAAAGCTATTAATATTACACATAAAAGTGAAAATAAAATTATATTAAAAAATCTATGTAAACAAACATTAATAGAAATTATAACATTTCTTAATCCAGAAAAAATATATCCATTATTAGATGACTTTGTAAACTCAATTGAAAAATCTTTAGATACGCACTATTCAAATCCTGCAAAATTAAGGATTATGTTTCATGTTGCATGTGCATTAGAGAGAATGCTTTTAAATAATGGATTAACATATGAAGATTCGAATGTAAAATTTGATACAAAAATTTTAAATGCATTGATGGAAGCAAAAACTATATTTAAATCAGCATTATCAATAAATTTAACTGATCATGAGATATATTATATACTTGATATTGTTAATAAAAATTAG
- a CDS encoding PTS sugar transporter subunit IIA, whose translation MISVIIGTHGMFSEEILKSAEMIFGTQENVGTVTFKPGEGVENLLEKYNKLINELDCTDGVLFMVDLFGGSPFNAASIIAMKHDNMEIVAGVNLPMILETLGSRDFSSLSELLAIAENSGKEAIRVLTKNPETDIDDEMA comes from the coding sequence ATGATCTCAGTAATAATAGGTACCCATGGTATGTTTTCAGAAGAAATTCTTAAATCAGCAGAAATGATTTTTGGAACTCAAGAAAATGTGGGTACTGTCACTTTTAAACCAGGTGAAGGTGTAGAAAACTTATTAGAAAAATATAATAAGCTTATAAATGAATTAGATTGCACAGATGGAGTTTTATTTATGGTAGACCTTTTTGGAGGAAGTCCATTTAATGCAGCTAGTATTATTGCAATGAAACATGACAATATGGAAATTGTAGCTGGAGTTAATCTTCCAATGATTTTAGAAACTTTGGGAAGTAGAGATTTTTCAAGCTTATCAGAATTATTAGCAATTGCAGAAAATTCAGGTAAAGAAGCTATAAGAGTTTTAACTAAAAATCCTGAGACAGATATAGATGATGAAATGGCATAA
- a CDS encoding mannose/fructose/sorbose PTS transporter subunit IIB, which produces MEISFVRIDDRLIHGQVATVWTKDSGCNRIMAVSDEVAADDLRKQLVIQVSPPGIKAYVVTIEKAISAYKDPKFDSFKTLFLFTNPTDVLRMVEGGVDIKSVNVGGMCFKAGDKQITNALCMNDVDIEAFKKLNEKGIELEVRKLAKDNKINLMDRLKELKLI; this is translated from the coding sequence ATGGAAATTAGTTTTGTAAGAATAGACGACAGATTAATACATGGACAAGTTGCAACAGTTTGGACAAAGGACAGTGGATGTAATAGAATAATGGCTGTTAGTGATGAAGTTGCAGCAGATGACTTAAGAAAACAATTGGTAATTCAAGTATCACCTCCAGGAATAAAAGCTTATGTAGTTACTATAGAAAAGGCAATATCTGCATACAAAGATCCTAAATTTGATAGTTTTAAAACTTTATTTTTATTCACAAACCCTACAGACGTACTTAGAATGGTTGAAGGCGGAGTAGATATTAAATCTGTAAACGTTGGTGGAATGTGCTTTAAAGCTGGTGACAAACAAATTACAAATGCATTATGTATGAATGATGTTGATATTGAAGCATTTAAAAAGCTTAATGAAAAAGGTATCGAATTAGAAGTAAGAAAATTAGCAAAAGATAACAAGATTAACTTAATGGATAGATTAAAAGAGTTAAAACTTATATAG
- a CDS encoding PTS mannose/fructose/sorbose transporter subunit IIC, with product MNTLQLILLVIVAAIAGMGSVLDEAQFHRPLVACTLVGLVLGDIQTGIILGGTLEMLALGWMNVGAAMAPDAALASVISTVLVVVGHQSIGAGIAVAIPIAAAGQVLTIFVRTITVFFQHLADKYAETGNTRGIEMCHFLGLSLQGIRVAVPAAIVGMLAGTDAVNAMLAAIPPVITRGLQVSGGFIVVVGYAMVINMMNIKSLMPFFFIGFILAAFTGVNLIGFGAIGVICAIFHIQSIAKESKVAVAGDSDGIDDSDLM from the coding sequence ATGAACACTTTACAATTAATTTTATTAGTAATAGTTGCAGCAATTGCTGGTATGGGAAGCGTACTTGATGAAGCACAATTTCACAGACCATTAGTTGCATGTACACTAGTCGGACTTGTACTTGGAGATATTCAAACAGGAATTATATTAGGTGGAACACTTGAAATGTTAGCACTTGGGTGGATGAATGTTGGTGCAGCAATGGCACCAGATGCAGCCCTTGCAAGTGTAATTTCAACAGTACTTGTAGTAGTTGGACATCAATCAATTGGAGCAGGTATAGCAGTAGCAATTCCAATTGCAGCAGCAGGACAAGTACTTACTATATTTGTAAGAACAATAACAGTATTTTTCCAACATTTAGCTGATAAATATGCAGAGACTGGTAATACAAGAGGCATAGAAATGTGTCATTTCTTAGGATTATCACTTCAAGGAATCCGTGTAGCTGTACCAGCTGCTATAGTAGGAATGCTAGCGGGTACAGATGCTGTAAACGCAATGCTTGCAGCTATTCCACCAGTAATTACAAGAGGACTTCAAGTATCCGGTGGATTTATAGTAGTTGTAGGATATGCAATGGTAATTAACATGATGAATATTAAGTCATTAATGCCATTCTTCTTTATTGGATTCATACTAGCAGCATTTACTGGTGTTAACTTGATTGGTTTTGGAGCAATAGGTGTTATTTGCGCTATATTCCACATTCAATCAATAGCAAAAGAAAGTAAAGTAGCAGTAGCTGGTGACTCGGATGGTATTGACGATTCAGACTTAATGTAA
- the manZ gene encoding PTS mannose transporter subunit IID, producing the protein MSEKKLDRSDIVSMFIRSNFLLGSFNFERMQAIGFCVTMIPALKKLYKGDELSEALKRHLEFFNTQPFMATPIMGITAAMEEQRANGADISEASISGVKIGLMGPLAGVGDPIFWGTLRPVLAALGAGLALTGSIIGPLIFFLGFNAIRLATNWYGMFYGYEKGTQLVSDMSGNKLRYLTEGSSVLGLLVIGGLVSKWTSINIPFVLSKYTQADGKEVITTVQSVLDSLMPGLVPLLLTFACMYLLKKKVNPLLIIFGLFAVGILGVAAGILQ; encoded by the coding sequence ATGAGTGAAAAGAAATTAGATAGAAGTGATATAGTAAGCATGTTTATTCGTTCAAATTTTCTATTAGGATCATTCAACTTTGAAAGAATGCAAGCAATAGGATTTTGTGTAACGATGATACCAGCTTTGAAGAAGTTATATAAAGGTGACGAATTAAGTGAAGCACTTAAAAGACATTTAGAATTCTTTAATACACAACCATTCATGGCTACTCCAATTATGGGTATAACAGCAGCAATGGAAGAACAAAGAGCAAATGGTGCTGATATTAGTGAAGCATCAATCAGTGGTGTTAAGATTGGTCTTATGGGACCACTTGCTGGAGTTGGAGATCCAATATTCTGGGGAACTTTAAGACCTGTACTTGCAGCTTTAGGTGCTGGACTTGCACTTACTGGAAGCATTATTGGACCATTAATATTCTTCTTAGGATTTAATGCAATAAGACTTGCAACAAATTGGTATGGAATGTTCTACGGATATGAAAAAGGAACTCAATTAGTTTCTGATATGTCAGGAAATAAACTTAGATATCTTACAGAAGGATCGTCAGTACTTGGATTACTAGTTATAGGTGGTCTTGTTTCAAAATGGACAAGTATTAACATACCATTTGTTTTATCTAAATATACACAAGCTGATGGAAAAGAAGTTATTACAACTGTTCAAAGTGTATTAGATAGTTTAATGCCAGGATTAGTTCCACTTCTATTAACATTTGCATGTATGTACTTATTGAAGAAAAAAGTTAATCCATTGTTAATCATATTTGGATTATTTGCAGTAGGTATATTAGGAGTGGCTGCAGGTATATTACAATAA
- a CDS encoding hemerythrin domain-containing protein — protein sequence MNAIDLMMEEHKYIKRMLFVVRKSCFKVVEGEAINYEDFNSMISFIRNFADSHHHKKEEVMLFNKMVEEIGETAEKVIKHGMLVEHDLGRFYIKSLEEALEDYKGGNKEAILDIIANAISYTHLLERHIDKEDKVIYKFAQRELNENILKNIDNECVEFENINSTVKEENISILESLEMKYR from the coding sequence ATGAATGCTATAGATTTAATGATGGAAGAACATAAATATATTAAGCGTATGTTATTTGTTGTACGAAAATCATGTTTTAAAGTAGTTGAAGGTGAAGCTATAAATTATGAAGATTTTAATTCAATGATAAGTTTTATTAGGAATTTTGCAGATTCACATCATCATAAAAAAGAAGAAGTAATGCTTTTTAATAAAATGGTAGAGGAAATAGGAGAAACAGCAGAAAAAGTTATAAAACATGGGATGCTTGTAGAACATGACCTTGGAAGATTTTATATAAAGAGTCTTGAAGAAGCTTTAGAGGATTATAAAGGTGGAAATAAAGAAGCTATATTAGATATAATTGCAAATGCTATTTCTTATACTCATTTGCTAGAAAGGCATATTGATAAAGAAGATAAGGTTATATATAAATTTGCACAGAGAGAATTAAATGAAAATATTTTAAAAAATATAGATAACGAATGTGTAGAATTTGAAAATATAAATTCTACTGTAAAAGAAGAAAATATATCTATATTAGAGAGTTTAGAAATGAAATATAGATAA